Proteins found in one Misgurnus anguillicaudatus chromosome 3, ASM2758022v2, whole genome shotgun sequence genomic segment:
- the fip1l1b gene encoding pre-mRNA 3'-end-processing factor FIP1 isoform X2 — protein MSAEEADKTTTTDASAGDEEEEWLYGEEGESKETEEEEAKLTAAISGSTASAPPVSEEVTANSVTTPTTTTGNGETSQETSQNTEETPGEDEDSESDSDDDDDDVRVTIGDIKTGAPQYTAYAAPVNLNIKTAGRPYGAGSKVKGVDLEAPGSINGVPVLEVDMESFEEKPWRKPGADLSDYFNYGFNEDTWKAYCEKQKRLRMGLDILNIGSTTSKISVQQGRTGNTEKEITIPSHTSKAEFISPSTLYKTGLNPARISPPQWAGPAIQEMSFNTKTSGTIDVIGGGTATISRVEGRRRHNLEGNNIQVISDHSTSDAEPTVAKMPPPFFPPGPLPPNMPPPPFLPPPVSQAPSLLPPPRMPITVPPPNFPPPNAGPPPSLIPTLDNSGHPGGYDGRPVAPYPFPTGGFPPPMPGPVNPWPGMMDNSKPWDYYPRRDKEREKERERDRQRERVHDRDHSPSSVVYNSALGLCSDEERYRYRDYADRGYERHRERASREKEERHRERRHREKEEGRHKSSRSSSRRRHDSEEGDSHRRHKHKKSKRSKEGKEPSEELSGEQENQEAME, from the exons ATGTCTGCAGAGGAGGCGGACAAAACCACCACCACTGATGCTAGTGCAGGAGACGAGGAGGAGGAATGGCTGTACGGAG AGGAAGGTGAAAGTAAGGAAACTGAAGAAGAGGAGGCCAAACTGACAGCAGCCATCAG TGGCAGCACAGCCTCCGCTCCTCCTGTTAGTGAGGAGGTCACTGCCAACAGTGTCACCACCCCAACCACCACCACTGGAAATGGAGAGACCAGTCAGGAAACCAGCCAGAACACT gaGGAAACACCAGGAGAGGATGAAGACAGTGAGAGTGACAGCGAcgacgatgatgatgatgtacGTGTCACCATCGGAGACATCAAAACGGGAGCACCACAATATAC GGCATATGCAGCTCCAGTGAATCTGAACATAAAAACAGCTGGCAGACCGTATGGAGCAG GTAGCAAAGTGAAAGGTGTCGACCTCGAAGCTCCGGGCAGCATCAATGGCGTTCCGGTCCTGGAAGTGGACATGGAGTCCTTTGAGGAGAAACCATGGAGAAAACCAG gtGCGGACTTGTCTGACTattttaactatggttttaatGAGGACACATGGAAAGCATATTGTGAAAAGCAGAAAAGGCTACGGATGGGCCTTGACATTCTCAACATCGGATCTACCACCAGCAAGATCTCAGT GCAGCAGGGCCGCACAGGTAACACTGAGAAGGAGATTACAATACCATCTCATACGTCTAAAGCAGAATTCATCTCTCCATCCACACTGTATAAAACAGGACTTAATCCAGCTAG GATATCCCCTCCACAGTGGGCGGGGCCTGCCATTCAAGAAATGTCCTTTAATAC AAAGACGAGCGGAACCATAGATGTGATTGGCGGAGGGACTGCCACCATTAGTAGGGTGGAAGGACGACGTCGCCACAATCTGGAGGGGAATAACATCCAG GTGATCTCTGACCATTCCACCTCGGATGCAGAACCCACAGTGGCTAAGATGCCGCCTCCTTTCTTTCCTCCTGGGCCACTCCCTCCAAACATGCCCCCTCCTCCATTCCTCCCTCCTCCTGTCAGCCAAGCCCCGTCTCTGTTACCACCTCCAA GGATGCCCATCACTGTTCCTCCACCCA ATTTTCCCCCTCCCAATGCTGGACCTCCACCTTCACTTATTCCTACTTTGGACAA TAGTGGGCATCCAGGAGGATATGATGGACGTCCTGTCGCTCCCTACCCTTTCCCTACAG GTGGGTTTCCTCCACCCATGCCAGGACCTGTTAACCCCTGGCCTGGTATGATGGACAACTCTAAGCCGTGGGACTATTACCCTAGACGAGACAAAGAGAGGGAAAAGGAACGGGAGAGGGACAGGCAAAGGGAACGAGTCCATGACAGAGATCATAGTCCCTCCTCTGTGGTTTATAACAG TGCACTGGGTCTTTGCAGTGATGAAGAGCGATATCGTTACCGTGACTACGCGGACAGAGGGTACGAGAGGCATCGCGAGCGAGCGAGCCGTGAGAAGGAAGAGCGTCACAGGGAGAGGAGacacagagagaaagaagaaGGGAGACACAAGTCATCACGGAG TAGTAGCAGGCGGAGGCATGATAGTGAGGAAGGCGACAGTCACCGGCGCCATAAGCACAAGAAGTCCAAGAGGAGTAAAGAGGGCAAGGAACCCAGCGAGGAGCTTTCCGGTGAACAGGAGAACCAGGAGGCCATGGAGTAA
- the fip1l1b gene encoding pre-mRNA 3'-end-processing factor FIP1 isoform X6 gives MSAEEADKTTTTDASAGDEEEEWLYGEEGESKETEEEEAKLTAAISGSTASAPPVSEEVTANSVTTPTTTTGNGETSQETSQNTEETPGEDEDSESDSDDDDDDVRVTIGDIKTGAPQYTAYAAPVNLNIKTAGRPYGAVGSKVKGVDLEAPGSINGVPVLEVDMESFEEKPWRKPGADLSDYFNYGFNEDTWKAYCEKQKRLRMGLDILNIGSTTSKISVQQGRTGNTEKEITIPSHTSKAEFISPSTLYKTGLNPARKTSGTIDVIGGGTATISRVEGRRRHNLEGNNIQVISDHSTSDAEPTVAKMPPPFFPPGPLPPNMPPPPFLPPPVSQAPSLLPPPRMPITVPPPNFPPPNAGPPPSLIPTLDNGHPGGYDGRPVAPYPFPTGGFPPPMPGPVNPWPGMMDNSKPWDYYPRRDKEREKERERDRQRERVHDRDHSPSSVVYNSALGLCSDEERYRYRDYADRGYERHRERASREKEERHRERRHREKEEGRHKSSRSSSRRRHDSEEGDSHRRHKHKKSKRSKEGKEPSEELSGEQENQEAME, from the exons ATGTCTGCAGAGGAGGCGGACAAAACCACCACCACTGATGCTAGTGCAGGAGACGAGGAGGAGGAATGGCTGTACGGAG AGGAAGGTGAAAGTAAGGAAACTGAAGAAGAGGAGGCCAAACTGACAGCAGCCATCAG TGGCAGCACAGCCTCCGCTCCTCCTGTTAGTGAGGAGGTCACTGCCAACAGTGTCACCACCCCAACCACCACCACTGGAAATGGAGAGACCAGTCAGGAAACCAGCCAGAACACT gaGGAAACACCAGGAGAGGATGAAGACAGTGAGAGTGACAGCGAcgacgatgatgatgatgtacGTGTCACCATCGGAGACATCAAAACGGGAGCACCACAATATAC GGCATATGCAGCTCCAGTGAATCTGAACATAAAAACAGCTGGCAGACCGTATGGAGCAG TAGGTAGCAAAGTGAAAGGTGTCGACCTCGAAGCTCCGGGCAGCATCAATGGCGTTCCGGTCCTGGAAGTGGACATGGAGTCCTTTGAGGAGAAACCATGGAGAAAACCAG gtGCGGACTTGTCTGACTattttaactatggttttaatGAGGACACATGGAAAGCATATTGTGAAAAGCAGAAAAGGCTACGGATGGGCCTTGACATTCTCAACATCGGATCTACCACCAGCAAGATCTCAGT GCAGCAGGGCCGCACAGGTAACACTGAGAAGGAGATTACAATACCATCTCATACGTCTAAAGCAGAATTCATCTCTCCATCCACACTGTATAAAACAGGACTTAATCCAGCTAG AAAGACGAGCGGAACCATAGATGTGATTGGCGGAGGGACTGCCACCATTAGTAGGGTGGAAGGACGACGTCGCCACAATCTGGAGGGGAATAACATCCAG GTGATCTCTGACCATTCCACCTCGGATGCAGAACCCACAGTGGCTAAGATGCCGCCTCCTTTCTTTCCTCCTGGGCCACTCCCTCCAAACATGCCCCCTCCTCCATTCCTCCCTCCTCCTGTCAGCCAAGCCCCGTCTCTGTTACCACCTCCAA GGATGCCCATCACTGTTCCTCCACCCA ATTTTCCCCCTCCCAATGCTGGACCTCCACCTTCACTTATTCCTACTTTGGACAA TGGGCATCCAGGAGGATATGATGGACGTCCTGTCGCTCCCTACCCTTTCCCTACAG GTGGGTTTCCTCCACCCATGCCAGGACCTGTTAACCCCTGGCCTGGTATGATGGACAACTCTAAGCCGTGGGACTATTACCCTAGACGAGACAAAGAGAGGGAAAAGGAACGGGAGAGGGACAGGCAAAGGGAACGAGTCCATGACAGAGATCATAGTCCCTCCTCTGTGGTTTATAACAG TGCACTGGGTCTTTGCAGTGATGAAGAGCGATATCGTTACCGTGACTACGCGGACAGAGGGTACGAGAGGCATCGCGAGCGAGCGAGCCGTGAGAAGGAAGAGCGTCACAGGGAGAGGAGacacagagagaaagaagaaGGGAGACACAAGTCATCACGGAG TAGTAGCAGGCGGAGGCATGATAGTGAGGAAGGCGACAGTCACCGGCGCCATAAGCACAAGAAGTCCAAGAGGAGTAAAGAGGGCAAGGAACCCAGCGAGGAGCTTTCCGGTGAACAGGAGAACCAGGAGGCCATGGAGTAA
- the fip1l1b gene encoding pre-mRNA 3'-end-processing factor FIP1 isoform X5, protein MSAEEADKTTTTDASAGDEEEEWLYGEEGESKETEEEEAKLTAAISGSTASAPPVSEEVTANSVTTPTTTTGNGETSQETSQNTEETPGEDEDSESDSDDDDDDVRVTIGDIKTGAPQYTAYAAPVNLNIKTAGRPYGAVGSKVKGVDLEAPGSINGVPVLEVDMESFEEKPWRKPGADLSDYFNYGFNEDTWKAYCEKQKRLRMGLDILNIGSTTSKISVQQGRTGNTEKEITIPSHTSKAEFISPSTLYKTGLNPARKTSGTIDVIGGGTATISRVEGRRRHNLEGNNIQVISDHSTSDAEPTVAKMPPPFFPPGPLPPNMPPPPFLPPPVSQAPSLLPPPRMPITVPPPNFPPPNAGPPPSLIPTLDNSGHPGGYDGRPVAPYPFPTGGFPPPMPGPVNPWPGMMDNSKPWDYYPRRDKEREKERERDRQRERVHDRDHSPSSVVYNSALGLCSDEERYRYRDYADRGYERHRERASREKEERHRERRHREKEEGRHKSSRSSSRRRHDSEEGDSHRRHKHKKSKRSKEGKEPSEELSGEQENQEAME, encoded by the exons ATGTCTGCAGAGGAGGCGGACAAAACCACCACCACTGATGCTAGTGCAGGAGACGAGGAGGAGGAATGGCTGTACGGAG AGGAAGGTGAAAGTAAGGAAACTGAAGAAGAGGAGGCCAAACTGACAGCAGCCATCAG TGGCAGCACAGCCTCCGCTCCTCCTGTTAGTGAGGAGGTCACTGCCAACAGTGTCACCACCCCAACCACCACCACTGGAAATGGAGAGACCAGTCAGGAAACCAGCCAGAACACT gaGGAAACACCAGGAGAGGATGAAGACAGTGAGAGTGACAGCGAcgacgatgatgatgatgtacGTGTCACCATCGGAGACATCAAAACGGGAGCACCACAATATAC GGCATATGCAGCTCCAGTGAATCTGAACATAAAAACAGCTGGCAGACCGTATGGAGCAG TAGGTAGCAAAGTGAAAGGTGTCGACCTCGAAGCTCCGGGCAGCATCAATGGCGTTCCGGTCCTGGAAGTGGACATGGAGTCCTTTGAGGAGAAACCATGGAGAAAACCAG gtGCGGACTTGTCTGACTattttaactatggttttaatGAGGACACATGGAAAGCATATTGTGAAAAGCAGAAAAGGCTACGGATGGGCCTTGACATTCTCAACATCGGATCTACCACCAGCAAGATCTCAGT GCAGCAGGGCCGCACAGGTAACACTGAGAAGGAGATTACAATACCATCTCATACGTCTAAAGCAGAATTCATCTCTCCATCCACACTGTATAAAACAGGACTTAATCCAGCTAG AAAGACGAGCGGAACCATAGATGTGATTGGCGGAGGGACTGCCACCATTAGTAGGGTGGAAGGACGACGTCGCCACAATCTGGAGGGGAATAACATCCAG GTGATCTCTGACCATTCCACCTCGGATGCAGAACCCACAGTGGCTAAGATGCCGCCTCCTTTCTTTCCTCCTGGGCCACTCCCTCCAAACATGCCCCCTCCTCCATTCCTCCCTCCTCCTGTCAGCCAAGCCCCGTCTCTGTTACCACCTCCAA GGATGCCCATCACTGTTCCTCCACCCA ATTTTCCCCCTCCCAATGCTGGACCTCCACCTTCACTTATTCCTACTTTGGACAA TAGTGGGCATCCAGGAGGATATGATGGACGTCCTGTCGCTCCCTACCCTTTCCCTACAG GTGGGTTTCCTCCACCCATGCCAGGACCTGTTAACCCCTGGCCTGGTATGATGGACAACTCTAAGCCGTGGGACTATTACCCTAGACGAGACAAAGAGAGGGAAAAGGAACGGGAGAGGGACAGGCAAAGGGAACGAGTCCATGACAGAGATCATAGTCCCTCCTCTGTGGTTTATAACAG TGCACTGGGTCTTTGCAGTGATGAAGAGCGATATCGTTACCGTGACTACGCGGACAGAGGGTACGAGAGGCATCGCGAGCGAGCGAGCCGTGAGAAGGAAGAGCGTCACAGGGAGAGGAGacacagagagaaagaagaaGGGAGACACAAGTCATCACGGAG TAGTAGCAGGCGGAGGCATGATAGTGAGGAAGGCGACAGTCACCGGCGCCATAAGCACAAGAAGTCCAAGAGGAGTAAAGAGGGCAAGGAACCCAGCGAGGAGCTTTCCGGTGAACAGGAGAACCAGGAGGCCATGGAGTAA
- the fip1l1b gene encoding pre-mRNA 3'-end-processing factor FIP1 isoform X3, whose translation MSAEEADKTTTTDASAGDEEEEWLYGEEGESKETEEEEAKLTAAISGSTASAPPVSEEVTANSVTTPTTTTGNGETSQETSQNTEETPGEDEDSESDSDDDDDDVRVTIGDIKTGAPQYTAYAAPVNLNIKTAGRPYGAVGSKVKGVDLEAPGSINGVPVLEVDMESFEEKPWRKPGADLSDYFNYGFNEDTWKAYCEKQKRLRMGLDILNIGSTTSKISVQQGRTGNTEKEITIPSHTSKAEFISPSTLYKTGLNPARISPPQWAGPAIQEMSFNTKTSGTIDVIGGGTATISRVEGRRRHNLEGNNIQVISDHSTSDAEPTVAKMPPPFFPPGPLPPNMPPPPFLPPPVSQAPSLLPPPRMPITVPPPNFPPPNAGPPPSLIPTLDNGHPGGYDGRPVAPYPFPTGGFPPPMPGPVNPWPGMMDNSKPWDYYPRRDKEREKERERDRQRERVHDRDHSPSSVVYNSALGLCSDEERYRYRDYADRGYERHRERASREKEERHRERRHREKEEGRHKSSRSSSRRRHDSEEGDSHRRHKHKKSKRSKEGKEPSEELSGEQENQEAME comes from the exons ATGTCTGCAGAGGAGGCGGACAAAACCACCACCACTGATGCTAGTGCAGGAGACGAGGAGGAGGAATGGCTGTACGGAG AGGAAGGTGAAAGTAAGGAAACTGAAGAAGAGGAGGCCAAACTGACAGCAGCCATCAG TGGCAGCACAGCCTCCGCTCCTCCTGTTAGTGAGGAGGTCACTGCCAACAGTGTCACCACCCCAACCACCACCACTGGAAATGGAGAGACCAGTCAGGAAACCAGCCAGAACACT gaGGAAACACCAGGAGAGGATGAAGACAGTGAGAGTGACAGCGAcgacgatgatgatgatgtacGTGTCACCATCGGAGACATCAAAACGGGAGCACCACAATATAC GGCATATGCAGCTCCAGTGAATCTGAACATAAAAACAGCTGGCAGACCGTATGGAGCAG TAGGTAGCAAAGTGAAAGGTGTCGACCTCGAAGCTCCGGGCAGCATCAATGGCGTTCCGGTCCTGGAAGTGGACATGGAGTCCTTTGAGGAGAAACCATGGAGAAAACCAG gtGCGGACTTGTCTGACTattttaactatggttttaatGAGGACACATGGAAAGCATATTGTGAAAAGCAGAAAAGGCTACGGATGGGCCTTGACATTCTCAACATCGGATCTACCACCAGCAAGATCTCAGT GCAGCAGGGCCGCACAGGTAACACTGAGAAGGAGATTACAATACCATCTCATACGTCTAAAGCAGAATTCATCTCTCCATCCACACTGTATAAAACAGGACTTAATCCAGCTAG GATATCCCCTCCACAGTGGGCGGGGCCTGCCATTCAAGAAATGTCCTTTAATAC AAAGACGAGCGGAACCATAGATGTGATTGGCGGAGGGACTGCCACCATTAGTAGGGTGGAAGGACGACGTCGCCACAATCTGGAGGGGAATAACATCCAG GTGATCTCTGACCATTCCACCTCGGATGCAGAACCCACAGTGGCTAAGATGCCGCCTCCTTTCTTTCCTCCTGGGCCACTCCCTCCAAACATGCCCCCTCCTCCATTCCTCCCTCCTCCTGTCAGCCAAGCCCCGTCTCTGTTACCACCTCCAA GGATGCCCATCACTGTTCCTCCACCCA ATTTTCCCCCTCCCAATGCTGGACCTCCACCTTCACTTATTCCTACTTTGGACAA TGGGCATCCAGGAGGATATGATGGACGTCCTGTCGCTCCCTACCCTTTCCCTACAG GTGGGTTTCCTCCACCCATGCCAGGACCTGTTAACCCCTGGCCTGGTATGATGGACAACTCTAAGCCGTGGGACTATTACCCTAGACGAGACAAAGAGAGGGAAAAGGAACGGGAGAGGGACAGGCAAAGGGAACGAGTCCATGACAGAGATCATAGTCCCTCCTCTGTGGTTTATAACAG TGCACTGGGTCTTTGCAGTGATGAAGAGCGATATCGTTACCGTGACTACGCGGACAGAGGGTACGAGAGGCATCGCGAGCGAGCGAGCCGTGAGAAGGAAGAGCGTCACAGGGAGAGGAGacacagagagaaagaagaaGGGAGACACAAGTCATCACGGAG TAGTAGCAGGCGGAGGCATGATAGTGAGGAAGGCGACAGTCACCGGCGCCATAAGCACAAGAAGTCCAAGAGGAGTAAAGAGGGCAAGGAACCCAGCGAGGAGCTTTCCGGTGAACAGGAGAACCAGGAGGCCATGGAGTAA
- the fip1l1b gene encoding pre-mRNA 3'-end-processing factor FIP1 isoform X7, whose amino-acid sequence MSAEEADKTTTTDASAGDEEEEWLYGEEGESKETEEEEAKLTAAISGSTASAPPVSEEVTANSVTTPTTTTGNGETSQETSQNTEETPGEDEDSESDSDDDDDDVRVTIGDIKTGAPQYTAYAAPVNLNIKTAGRPYGAGSKVKGVDLEAPGSINGVPVLEVDMESFEEKPWRKPGADLSDYFNYGFNEDTWKAYCEKQKRLRMGLDILNIGSTTSKISVQQGRTGNTEKEITIPSHTSKAEFISPSTLYKTGLNPARISPPQWAGPAIQEMSFNTKTSGTIDVIGGGTATISRVEGRRRHNLEGNNIQVISDHSTSDAEPTVAKMPPPFFPPGPLPPNMPPPPFLPPPVSQAPSLLPPPRMPITVPPPNFPPPNAGPPPSLIPTLDNSGHPGGYDGRPVAPYPFPTGGFPPPMPGPVNPWPGMMDNSKPWDYYPRRDKEREKERERDRQRERVHDRDHSPSSVVYNSDEERYRYRDYADRGYERHRERASREKEERHRERRHREKEEGRHKSSRSSSRRRHDSEEGDSHRRHKHKKSKRSKEGKEPSEELSGEQENQEAME is encoded by the exons ATGTCTGCAGAGGAGGCGGACAAAACCACCACCACTGATGCTAGTGCAGGAGACGAGGAGGAGGAATGGCTGTACGGAG AGGAAGGTGAAAGTAAGGAAACTGAAGAAGAGGAGGCCAAACTGACAGCAGCCATCAG TGGCAGCACAGCCTCCGCTCCTCCTGTTAGTGAGGAGGTCACTGCCAACAGTGTCACCACCCCAACCACCACCACTGGAAATGGAGAGACCAGTCAGGAAACCAGCCAGAACACT gaGGAAACACCAGGAGAGGATGAAGACAGTGAGAGTGACAGCGAcgacgatgatgatgatgtacGTGTCACCATCGGAGACATCAAAACGGGAGCACCACAATATAC GGCATATGCAGCTCCAGTGAATCTGAACATAAAAACAGCTGGCAGACCGTATGGAGCAG GTAGCAAAGTGAAAGGTGTCGACCTCGAAGCTCCGGGCAGCATCAATGGCGTTCCGGTCCTGGAAGTGGACATGGAGTCCTTTGAGGAGAAACCATGGAGAAAACCAG gtGCGGACTTGTCTGACTattttaactatggttttaatGAGGACACATGGAAAGCATATTGTGAAAAGCAGAAAAGGCTACGGATGGGCCTTGACATTCTCAACATCGGATCTACCACCAGCAAGATCTCAGT GCAGCAGGGCCGCACAGGTAACACTGAGAAGGAGATTACAATACCATCTCATACGTCTAAAGCAGAATTCATCTCTCCATCCACACTGTATAAAACAGGACTTAATCCAGCTAG GATATCCCCTCCACAGTGGGCGGGGCCTGCCATTCAAGAAATGTCCTTTAATAC AAAGACGAGCGGAACCATAGATGTGATTGGCGGAGGGACTGCCACCATTAGTAGGGTGGAAGGACGACGTCGCCACAATCTGGAGGGGAATAACATCCAG GTGATCTCTGACCATTCCACCTCGGATGCAGAACCCACAGTGGCTAAGATGCCGCCTCCTTTCTTTCCTCCTGGGCCACTCCCTCCAAACATGCCCCCTCCTCCATTCCTCCCTCCTCCTGTCAGCCAAGCCCCGTCTCTGTTACCACCTCCAA GGATGCCCATCACTGTTCCTCCACCCA ATTTTCCCCCTCCCAATGCTGGACCTCCACCTTCACTTATTCCTACTTTGGACAA TAGTGGGCATCCAGGAGGATATGATGGACGTCCTGTCGCTCCCTACCCTTTCCCTACAG GTGGGTTTCCTCCACCCATGCCAGGACCTGTTAACCCCTGGCCTGGTATGATGGACAACTCTAAGCCGTGGGACTATTACCCTAGACGAGACAAAGAGAGGGAAAAGGAACGGGAGAGGGACAGGCAAAGGGAACGAGTCCATGACAGAGATCATAGTCCCTCCTCTGTGGTTTATAACAG TGATGAAGAGCGATATCGTTACCGTGACTACGCGGACAGAGGGTACGAGAGGCATCGCGAGCGAGCGAGCCGTGAGAAGGAAGAGCGTCACAGGGAGAGGAGacacagagagaaagaagaaGGGAGACACAAGTCATCACGGAG TAGTAGCAGGCGGAGGCATGATAGTGAGGAAGGCGACAGTCACCGGCGCCATAAGCACAAGAAGTCCAAGAGGAGTAAAGAGGGCAAGGAACCCAGCGAGGAGCTTTCCGGTGAACAGGAGAACCAGGAGGCCATGGAGTAA
- the fip1l1b gene encoding pre-mRNA 3'-end-processing factor FIP1 isoform X4, producing the protein MSAEEADKTTTTDASAGDEEEEWLYGEEGESKETEEEEAKLTAAISGSTASAPPVSEEVTANSVTTPTTTTGNGETSQETSQNTEETPGEDEDSESDSDDDDDDVRVTIGDIKTGAPQYTAYAAPVNLNIKTAGRPYGAVGSKVKGVDLEAPGSINGVPVLEVDMESFEEKPWRKPGADLSDYFNYGFNEDTWKAYCEKQKRLRMGLDILNIGSTTSKISVQQGRTGNTEKEITIPSHTSKAEFISPSTLYKTGLNPARISPPQWAGPAIQEMSFNTKTSGTIDVIGGGTATISRVEGRRRHNLEGNNIQVISDHSTSDAEPTVAKMPPPFFPPGPLPPNMPPPPFLPPPVSQAPSLLPPPRMPITVPPPNFPPPNAGPPPSLIPTLDNSGHPGGYDGRPVAPYPFPTGGFPPPMPGPVNPWPGMMDNSKPWDYYPRRDKEREKERERDRQRERVHDRDHSPSSVVYNSDEERYRYRDYADRGYERHRERASREKEERHRERRHREKEEGRHKSSRSSSRRRHDSEEGDSHRRHKHKKSKRSKEGKEPSEELSGEQENQEAME; encoded by the exons ATGTCTGCAGAGGAGGCGGACAAAACCACCACCACTGATGCTAGTGCAGGAGACGAGGAGGAGGAATGGCTGTACGGAG AGGAAGGTGAAAGTAAGGAAACTGAAGAAGAGGAGGCCAAACTGACAGCAGCCATCAG TGGCAGCACAGCCTCCGCTCCTCCTGTTAGTGAGGAGGTCACTGCCAACAGTGTCACCACCCCAACCACCACCACTGGAAATGGAGAGACCAGTCAGGAAACCAGCCAGAACACT gaGGAAACACCAGGAGAGGATGAAGACAGTGAGAGTGACAGCGAcgacgatgatgatgatgtacGTGTCACCATCGGAGACATCAAAACGGGAGCACCACAATATAC GGCATATGCAGCTCCAGTGAATCTGAACATAAAAACAGCTGGCAGACCGTATGGAGCAG TAGGTAGCAAAGTGAAAGGTGTCGACCTCGAAGCTCCGGGCAGCATCAATGGCGTTCCGGTCCTGGAAGTGGACATGGAGTCCTTTGAGGAGAAACCATGGAGAAAACCAG gtGCGGACTTGTCTGACTattttaactatggttttaatGAGGACACATGGAAAGCATATTGTGAAAAGCAGAAAAGGCTACGGATGGGCCTTGACATTCTCAACATCGGATCTACCACCAGCAAGATCTCAGT GCAGCAGGGCCGCACAGGTAACACTGAGAAGGAGATTACAATACCATCTCATACGTCTAAAGCAGAATTCATCTCTCCATCCACACTGTATAAAACAGGACTTAATCCAGCTAG GATATCCCCTCCACAGTGGGCGGGGCCTGCCATTCAAGAAATGTCCTTTAATAC AAAGACGAGCGGAACCATAGATGTGATTGGCGGAGGGACTGCCACCATTAGTAGGGTGGAAGGACGACGTCGCCACAATCTGGAGGGGAATAACATCCAG GTGATCTCTGACCATTCCACCTCGGATGCAGAACCCACAGTGGCTAAGATGCCGCCTCCTTTCTTTCCTCCTGGGCCACTCCCTCCAAACATGCCCCCTCCTCCATTCCTCCCTCCTCCTGTCAGCCAAGCCCCGTCTCTGTTACCACCTCCAA GGATGCCCATCACTGTTCCTCCACCCA ATTTTCCCCCTCCCAATGCTGGACCTCCACCTTCACTTATTCCTACTTTGGACAA TAGTGGGCATCCAGGAGGATATGATGGACGTCCTGTCGCTCCCTACCCTTTCCCTACAG GTGGGTTTCCTCCACCCATGCCAGGACCTGTTAACCCCTGGCCTGGTATGATGGACAACTCTAAGCCGTGGGACTATTACCCTAGACGAGACAAAGAGAGGGAAAAGGAACGGGAGAGGGACAGGCAAAGGGAACGAGTCCATGACAGAGATCATAGTCCCTCCTCTGTGGTTTATAACAG TGATGAAGAGCGATATCGTTACCGTGACTACGCGGACAGAGGGTACGAGAGGCATCGCGAGCGAGCGAGCCGTGAGAAGGAAGAGCGTCACAGGGAGAGGAGacacagagagaaagaagaaGGGAGACACAAGTCATCACGGAG TAGTAGCAGGCGGAGGCATGATAGTGAGGAAGGCGACAGTCACCGGCGCCATAAGCACAAGAAGTCCAAGAGGAGTAAAGAGGGCAAGGAACCCAGCGAGGAGCTTTCCGGTGAACAGGAGAACCAGGAGGCCATGGAGTAA